In one window of Borrelia anserina Es DNA:
- the pgeF gene encoding peptidoglycan editing factor PgeF translates to MRVVERELYYEFELDPSIKLIYTKKPFNLDIRYISNDNLSFIPKDKKIKYLKQLHTNVVYRVSDDFVNFQEGDGLVSSSNNVALLAYYADCLPIYMFDKLKKYIGLAHSGYKGSFNLIILKMLFMFVSMGSKFEDLKIVFGPYNRSCCYEVLPEFLSEASLKFSKKLLSMSFYKKDGKIYFDNANFNLGLISNFNLDVEDSGLCTYCNYNLYSHRRLKGKRSYASIWRI, encoded by the coding sequence ATGAGAGTAGTCGAAAGAGAACTTTATTATGAGTTTGAATTGGATCCTAGTATTAAATTGATCTATACTAAGAAACCTTTTAATTTGGATATAAGGTATATTAGTAATGATAATTTAAGTTTTATTCCTAAGGATAAAAAGATAAAATATCTGAAACAATTACATACAAATGTTGTTTATAGAGTTTCTGATGATTTTGTTAATTTTCAGGAAGGAGATGGACTTGTATCTTCTTCTAACAATGTTGCTCTTCTTGCTTACTATGCAGATTGTCTCCCTATATATATGTTTGACAAATTAAAAAAATATATTGGACTTGCTCACAGTGGATATAAAGGTAGTTTTAATCTTATCATTTTAAAAATGTTATTTATGTTTGTAAGTATGGGCTCAAAGTTTGAGGATTTGAAAATTGTATTTGGTCCTTATAATAGATCATGCTGTTATGAGGTTTTACCAGAATTTCTATCAGAAGCAAGTTTAAAATTTAGTAAAAAGTTATTAAGTATGTCTTTTTATAAAAAGGATGGTAAAATATATTTTGACAATGCTAATTTTAATTTAGGGTTGATTTCTAATTTTAATTTAGATGTTGAGGATTCGGGATTGTGTACTTATTGTAACTACAACCTTTATTCTCATAGAAGATTGAAGGGTAAGAGAAGTTACGCTTCAATTTGGAGAATTTAA
- a CDS encoding Nif3-like dinuclear metal center hexameric protein, with protein sequence MTVKELSFNLDEIFKVKDYKNIDKSLNGLQVGNLESEVKKIAFAVDAGMATLREAKDYDFLITHHGIFWSNSEKIVSGIYEKVKWLIDNDLALYCVHLPMDVHPIYSHSKVFSDFFGFHDPIPFANYKGINLGIISIADYNFSEILEKIKAHNRHILYYKGFKEYVKRVAIVSGSGYSFFEEALEYGVDLFITGDTSHQIYSLAEEHCVNLIFAGHYFTETFGLIKLMEYFGSQRELEVKFILKDTNL encoded by the coding sequence TTGACTGTTAAAGAATTATCATTCAATTTAGATGAAATATTCAAGGTAAAGGATTATAAAAATATTGATAAAAGTCTTAATGGCTTACAAGTAGGTAATTTAGAGAGTGAGGTTAAGAAAATTGCTTTTGCTGTTGATGCGGGTATGGCAACTTTAAGAGAAGCAAAAGATTATGATTTTTTGATAACTCATCATGGTATTTTTTGGTCAAATTCAGAAAAGATTGTTTCTGGAATATATGAAAAAGTTAAATGGCTGATTGACAATGATTTAGCACTTTACTGCGTGCATTTACCTATGGATGTTCATCCTATTTATTCTCATAGCAAGGTATTTTCTGATTTTTTTGGTTTTCATGATCCTATTCCCTTTGCAAATTATAAGGGAATTAATTTGGGTATTATTTCTATTGCTGACTATAATTTTTCTGAAATTTTGGAAAAAATTAAAGCTCACAATAGACATATTCTTTATTACAAAGGGTTTAAGGAATATGTTAAGAGGGTGGCAATTGTTAGTGGTTCTGGGTATTCTTTTTTCGAAGAAGCATTAGAATATGGTGTTGATCTGTTTATAACAGGAGATACTTCTCATCAGATATATTCTTTAGCTGAAGAACACTGTGTAAATTTAATATTTGCTGGTCATTATTTTACCGAAACATTTGGCTTAATAAAGTTAATGGAGTATTTTGGGAGCCAGAGGGAATTAGAGGTTAAATTTATTTTAAAAGATACTAATTTATAA
- the lspA gene encoding signal peptidase II gives MNIDKSRLVNNFIFIFILVFFDQFSKYLVIKYINIGTEYFSFFGDFFKIIHVRNTGILFSIGSNIDSSLKNLFFLIIPIVILIFVFYFALKETTTIVRVALLLIISGGIGNIIDRIFKPLGVVDFLDVKFFGIFGLQRWPTFNFADSYVVIGIALFVIYDLFAKNKSTDL, from the coding sequence ATGAATATAGACAAAAGCAGATTAGTTAATAATTTTATATTTATCTTTATTTTGGTTTTTTTTGATCAATTTTCTAAGTATTTAGTTATTAAATATATCAACATTGGAACTGAATATTTTTCTTTTTTTGGAGATTTTTTTAAAATCATACATGTAAGAAATACTGGCATTTTATTCTCAATAGGTTCTAATATTGATTCTAGCTTGAAAAATTTATTTTTTCTTATAATTCCTATTGTTATTTTGATTTTTGTTTTTTATTTTGCTTTAAAAGAGACGACTACAATAGTTAGAGTTGCTCTTTTACTTATTATATCTGGTGGTATTGGGAATATTATTGATAGAATTTTTAAACCCTTGGGGGTTGTAGATTTTTTGGATGTAAAGTTTTTTGGTATTTTTGGGCTTCAGAGATGGCCAACTTTTAATTTTGCAGACAGTTATGTTGTTATAGGAATAGCTTTATTTGTGATTTACGATTTGTTTGCCAAAAATAAAAGTACTGATTTATGA
- a CDS encoding YmdB family metallophosphoesterase, whose amino-acid sequence MSLRVLIAGEVIGKPGIVAIKNFLSSFKKRKGINFVISGNNFTTGFRGLCKRHAFLLKKYGVDVLTLGENAFVRTGLSDELDKYNFILKPLNCPSKLKGYSYFIYNINGSKLAVIRLVGQTGITKYNFNNPFFAFDYFYEKIKLHTNNIIVLFDSNTTAEVNAMFFYLKSRVSACLGIGKRILTADLRIFNSTAVITDLGRVGSLNSVIGYAPKFETDKFLRGLFNNRFTESWDGLGFNGVIVEIDGGKALVVEVVRECIDFDDSLENRDI is encoded by the coding sequence GTGAGTTTGCGGGTTTTAATTGCTGGGGAGGTTATAGGTAAGCCTGGCATTGTTGCGATAAAAAATTTTTTGTCTTCTTTTAAAAAAAGGAAGGGAATCAATTTTGTGATATCTGGTAATAATTTTACCACAGGGTTTCGGGGTCTATGTAAAAGGCATGCATTTTTGCTTAAAAAGTATGGTGTTGATGTTTTGACTTTAGGAGAAAATGCGTTTGTGAGAACTGGACTGAGTGACGAACTTGATAAATATAATTTTATTTTGAAGCCTTTAAATTGTCCTTCCAAATTAAAAGGTTATTCCTATTTTATTTACAATATTAATGGTAGTAAGCTTGCCGTGATTAGACTTGTTGGACAAACAGGTATTACAAAATATAATTTTAATAATCCTTTTTTTGCTTTTGATTATTTTTACGAGAAGATCAAGTTGCATACTAACAATATAATTGTGCTTTTTGACTCAAATACTACAGCTGAAGTTAATGCTATGTTTTTTTATCTAAAATCTAGAGTTAGTGCTTGTTTAGGTATTGGTAAGAGAATATTAACAGCAGATCTTAGAATTTTTAATAGTACTGCAGTCATTACTGACCTTGGTAGAGTTGGTAGTTTAAATAGTGTTATTGGATACGCTCCCAAATTTGAAACAGATAAATTCTTAAGAGGGTTGTTTAATAATCGATTTACTGAATCTTGGGATGGTCTCGGTTTTAATGGTGTTATAGTTGAGATTGATGGTGGTAAAGCTTTGGTGGTTGAAGTTGTAAGGGAATGTATTGATTTTGATGATAGCCTTGAGAATAGGGATATTTAA
- the murA gene encoding UDP-N-acetylglucosamine 1-carboxyvinyltransferase, producing the protein MYSYLVEGGFKIGGKITASGNKNAALPCITAALLTDEEVILENIPNIQDVEVILNILKDIGAEVLREGNILKIRALNIVKTDIDSNLTDLIRASILFVGPMLARCGRIDIAPPGGDVIGKRRLDTHFYGLGKLGAKLIESERIVLEIDKLVGAEMFLDEASVTATENIVMAAVLAFGETVIMNAACEPHVQDLCNMLNSMGADICGIGSNIIRIKGVKKLSGTKFRIGADFMQVGSLISLAALTGGELEINKADPQNFILIRHVYSRLGINFEYDDDNIYVKEKQVLKVKLDFGGHIPKIDDGPWPAFPTDLMSIMIVTATQVHGTVLIFEKMFESRMFFVDKLIKMGAQIVLCDPHRAVVTGKTILKGSSVSSPDVRAGMSLLIAALCAEGESRIQNIYQIERGYEDVVAKLGSLGAKIKKLENK; encoded by the coding sequence ATGTATAGCTATCTTGTGGAGGGTGGTTTTAAAATAGGTGGAAAAATAACAGCTAGTGGTAATAAGAATGCGGCTTTGCCTTGCATTACAGCGGCTTTGCTTACAGATGAAGAAGTTATTTTAGAAAATATTCCAAATATTCAAGATGTAGAAGTTATTTTAAACATTTTAAAAGACATAGGGGCCGAGGTTTTAAGAGAAGGTAATATCCTTAAAATTAGAGCCTTAAATATTGTCAAAACAGATATAGATTCTAATTTGACAGATTTAATTAGAGCTTCTATTTTGTTTGTGGGTCCCATGCTTGCTAGGTGTGGTAGAATCGATATTGCTCCTCCTGGTGGAGATGTTATTGGTAAAAGACGTCTTGATACTCATTTTTATGGACTTGGTAAGCTTGGAGCTAAGTTAATAGAGAGTGAACGAATTGTTTTAGAGATAGATAAGTTAGTTGGTGCTGAGATGTTTTTAGATGAGGCATCAGTTACTGCCACTGAGAATATTGTTATGGCTGCTGTTCTTGCTTTTGGTGAAACCGTGATAATGAATGCTGCATGTGAACCGCATGTGCAAGATTTATGTAATATGTTAAATTCTATGGGTGCTGATATTTGTGGTATTGGCTCTAATATAATTAGAATAAAGGGTGTTAAAAAATTAAGTGGCACTAAATTTCGCATAGGGGCTGATTTTATGCAAGTAGGTTCTTTAATTAGTCTTGCTGCATTAACAGGTGGTGAACTTGAAATTAATAAGGCCGATCCCCAGAACTTTATTTTAATAAGACATGTATATTCAAGGCTTGGTATTAATTTTGAGTATGACGATGATAATATATATGTTAAAGAAAAACAGGTTTTAAAGGTAAAATTAGATTTTGGGGGACATATTCCTAAAATTGATGACGGGCCATGGCCAGCTTTTCCAACAGATCTTATGAGTATAATGATAGTAACTGCGACTCAAGTTCACGGGACGGTTCTTATTTTTGAGAAAATGTTTGAATCAAGGATGTTTTTTGTAGATAAGCTTATTAAAATGGGAGCTCAGATCGTTCTTTGTGATCCTCATCGTGCGGTAGTTACAGGAAAAACTATTCTTAAGGGAAGTAGTGTATCTTCTCCTGATGTTAGAGCCGGCATGTCTTTGCTTATTGCAGCTCTTTGTGCTGAAGGTGAGAGTCGTATTCAAAATATTTATCAGATTGAGAGAGGATATGAAGATGTTGTGGCTAAGTTGGGATCTTTGGGTGCGAAGATTAAGAAATTGGAAAATAAATAA
- a CDS encoding MATE family efflux transporter has translation MSETKAKTRELILKGNLYRVLLVVSFPIVVTNALQSVYELVDMFYVGKFGSMPLAALSLTGPINFLIMVFGMGMATGSVSLMSRCIGEETFAKFSKYAGQLIFLNFMLSLFVAGLFLISIDLIFDVMGVSGELRELARSYFYIVIYAIPIMFLSISVVYILNAQGETFIAMILILVANIVNFILDPILMFTFDLGIAGAAWSTLFSKLITVIAYLFFTYRLNCGIKVHLKDIVPDIAIIKDIFNLGFPVAFGQIMASLSFLIFNYIAIRISPKFLAAYGMSNNIISFLLLPGVSIGTAVISIVGQNLGAKNINRVGDTLKKGFFITLIIMFTVASFVIFFKGIIIDIFTDDLEVFSYANDYLLLASIGAIGFCLQQVFFGGLIGTGLTKLVMVIVCIRLWIIRLPAVFIFQYFGIMENSLGYAFIISNYVALIILLCLTITRYCAKINLRH, from the coding sequence ATAAGTGAAACTAAGGCGAAAACTAGAGAACTAATATTGAAGGGTAATTTATATCGAGTTCTTTTGGTTGTTAGCTTTCCTATTGTAGTAACTAATGCTCTTCAGTCTGTTTATGAGCTTGTAGATATGTTTTATGTTGGAAAGTTTGGGTCTATGCCGCTTGCTGCATTATCTCTCACTGGGCCTATTAATTTTCTTATTATGGTTTTTGGTATGGGAATGGCTACAGGAAGCGTATCATTAATGTCTAGGTGTATTGGAGAAGAGACTTTTGCTAAATTTTCAAAATATGCAGGGCAATTAATATTCTTAAATTTTATGTTATCTTTGTTTGTTGCAGGTTTATTTTTAATATCTATAGATCTTATTTTTGATGTTATGGGTGTAAGTGGTGAACTTAGGGAACTTGCAAGATCCTATTTTTATATCGTAATTTATGCAATACCTATAATGTTTTTAAGTATTTCTGTTGTATACATACTAAATGCTCAGGGAGAAACTTTTATTGCAATGATATTGATTTTGGTTGCAAATATTGTTAATTTTATCCTTGATCCAATTTTGATGTTTACTTTTGATTTAGGTATTGCTGGTGCTGCTTGGTCTACCCTTTTTTCGAAATTAATTACAGTTATTGCTTATCTTTTTTTTACTTATAGATTAAATTGTGGAATTAAAGTGCACTTGAAGGATATTGTTCCAGATATTGCTATAATAAAAGATATTTTTAATTTAGGATTCCCAGTGGCTTTTGGACAAATTATGGCTTCCCTTTCATTTTTGATTTTTAATTATATTGCAATTCGAATCAGTCCAAAATTTTTAGCTGCTTATGGTATGTCTAATAATATTATTTCTTTTTTACTTCTTCCTGGAGTAAGCATTGGTACTGCTGTTATTTCAATTGTTGGACAAAATCTTGGTGCAAAGAATATTAATAGAGTAGGAGATACTCTAAAGAAGGGATTTTTTATTACTTTAATAATAATGTTCACAGTTGCTTCATTTGTAATCTTTTTTAAAGGGATTATAATAGATATCTTTACAGATGACTTAGAAGTTTTTAGTTATGCTAATGATTATCTTTTATTGGCATCGATTGGGGCTATTGGATTTTGTCTACAGCAGGTTTTTTTTGGAGGATTGATTGGTACAGGGCTTACAAAACTTGTTATGGTGATCGTTTGTATTCGTCTTTGGATTATTCGCTTACCAGCTGTGTTCATCTTTCAGTATTTTGGGATTATGGAGAATTCATTAGGATATGCTTTTATAATTTCAAATTATGTGGCTTTAATTATCTTGTTATGTTTAACTATTACTAGATATTGTGCAAAGATAAATTTAAGACACTAA
- the tuf gene encoding elongation factor Tu produces the protein MAKEVFQRTKPHMNVGTIGHVDHGKTTLTAAISIYCSKVNKDVKALKYEDIDNAPEEKARGITINARHIEYETLNRHYAHVDCPGHADYIKNMITGAAQMDAAILLVAADSGAEPQTKEHLLLAQRMGIKKIIVFLNKLDLADPELVELVEVEVLELVEKYGFPSDTPIVKGSAFGAMSNPDDPEATKCIKELLDTMDNYFDLPERDIDKPFLLAIEDVFSISGRGTVATGRIERGIIKVGQEIEIVGIRETRKTTVTGVEMFQKILTQGEAGDNVGLLLRGVDKKDVERGQVIAAVGTITPHKKFKASIYCLTKEEGGRHKPFFSGYRPQFFFRTTDVTGTVSLEGKEMVMPGDNVDIVVELISSIAMDKNVEFAVREGGRTVASGRILEILE, from the coding sequence ATGGCTAAGGAAGTTTTTCAAAGAACAAAGCCGCATATGAATGTAGGTACAATAGGGCATGTTGACCATGGTAAAACAACATTAACCGCAGCTATTAGTATTTATTGTTCAAAGGTAAATAAAGATGTTAAGGCGCTTAAGTATGAAGATATTGATAATGCACCTGAGGAGAAAGCTAGAGGCATAACAATTAATGCGAGACATATTGAATATGAAACTTTAAATAGGCATTATGCTCATGTTGACTGTCCTGGACATGCTGACTATATTAAAAATATGATTACAGGTGCAGCTCAGATGGATGCTGCAATATTATTGGTTGCTGCTGATAGTGGGGCAGAGCCTCAGACAAAAGAGCATTTGCTTCTTGCGCAGCGAATGGGGATAAAAAAAATAATAGTATTTTTAAATAAGCTGGATTTAGCTGATCCTGAGCTTGTTGAACTTGTTGAAGTTGAAGTGTTAGAGCTTGTTGAAAAATATGGATTTCCTAGTGATACACCAATAGTAAAGGGTTCAGCTTTTGGGGCTATGTCAAATCCTGATGATCCTGAAGCTACAAAATGTATAAAAGAACTTCTTGATACTATGGATAATTATTTTGATCTTCCTGAGAGAGATATTGATAAACCGTTTTTGCTTGCTATTGAAGATGTTTTCTCTATCTCTGGACGTGGTACTGTTGCTACTGGTCGTATTGAAAGAGGTATTATTAAAGTTGGACAGGAAATTGAAATTGTTGGAATTAGAGAGACTAGAAAGACAACTGTTACTGGTGTTGAAATGTTTCAAAAGATTCTTACACAAGGTGAAGCAGGGGATAATGTTGGTCTTTTATTAAGAGGTGTTGATAAAAAAGATGTTGAAAGAGGTCAGGTTATTGCTGCTGTTGGTACAATTACTCCTCATAAAAAGTTTAAAGCTTCTATATATTGTCTAACTAAAGAAGAAGGTGGAAGACATAAGCCATTTTTCTCAGGATATAGACCACAGTTTTTCTTTAGAACAACAGATGTTACAGGTACAGTTAGCTTAGAAGGTAAAGAAATGGTTATGCCTGGAGATAATGTTGATATTGTCGTTGAACTTATATCTTCAATTGCTATGGATAAAAATGTTGAGTTTGCTGTTAGAGAAGGTGGTAGAACAGTTGCTTCAGGAAGAATTCTTGAAATATTGGAATAA
- the rpsJ gene encoding 30S ribosomal protein S10 — protein MVTKDKIRVRLFSFDVKILDQSAESIVKAVQKSKAQIKGPIPLPTKIRKYTVLRSPHVNKKSREQFEMRTHKRLIDILEPTSALMDSLMKLELPAGVEVDIKQ, from the coding sequence TTGGTTACTAAAGATAAGATACGGGTAAGGCTTTTTAGTTTTGATGTTAAGATATTAGATCAGAGTGCTGAGTCTATTGTTAAGGCTGTTCAAAAGTCTAAGGCACAAATTAAAGGTCCTATTCCTTTGCCGACGAAGATAAGAAAATATACTGTTTTGCGTTCTCCTCATGTAAATAAAAAATCAAGGGAACAGTTTGAAATGAGAACTCATAAGAGGCTTATTGATATTTTAGAGCCTACTTCTGCTTTAATGGATTCTTTGATGAAATTAGAGCTTCCTGCAGGGGTAGAGGTTGATATTAAACAGTAA
- the rplC gene encoding 50S ribosomal protein L3, which translates to MLGLIGKKVGMTQVFQGNGVVVPVTVIEFEPNYVIGKKTVERDGYDALIMGSVDLKSSKISKPIKGQYKNLKNIEPKRYVIEFKGLDGYETGDEVGLDAFREIKYVDITGTTKGKGFQGAMKRHNFSGGPSSHGSKFHRHLGGTGQATTPARTFKGTKMAGRMGGEQQTIQNLEVVFIDEKKRAILVKGAVPGVKGSFVIVKKAKKVGV; encoded by the coding sequence ATGTTGGGATTGATTGGAAAAAAAGTTGGCATGACGCAGGTTTTTCAAGGCAATGGAGTTGTGGTGCCTGTGACAGTGATAGAATTTGAGCCCAATTATGTTATAGGAAAAAAAACGGTAGAAAGAGATGGATATGATGCCCTAATAATGGGTTCTGTTGATCTTAAGAGTTCTAAAATTTCAAAACCTATAAAAGGTCAATATAAAAACTTAAAGAATATTGAGCCTAAAAGATATGTTATAGAATTTAAGGGACTTGACGGTTATGAAACAGGAGATGAGGTTGGTCTTGATGCTTTCAGGGAGATTAAGTATGTAGATATTACTGGTACTACTAAAGGTAAAGGTTTTCAAGGTGCTATGAAAAGGCATAATTTTAGTGGTGGTCCATCTTCACATGGTTCTAAATTTCATAGACATCTTGGTGGTACAGGTCAGGCTACTACACCTGCTAGAACTTTTAAGGGAACTAAAATGGCTGGCAGGATGGGTGGAGAGCAGCAAACTATTCAAAATCTTGAAGTTGTTTTTATTGATGAGAAAAAAAGGGCCATTTTGGTAAAAGGAGCTGTACCAGGGGTTAAGGGTTCTTTTGTTATCGTTAAAAAGGCAAAAAAAGTAGGTGTTTAA
- the rplD gene encoding 50S ribosomal protein L4 encodes MERKVFSKDGKELRTIALEDKVFNIDVSYGSIYNAINNELANLRVGTASTKTRSEVKGSSKKPWKQKGTGRARVGTKRNAIWVGGGIALGPKPRDYSYKLPRKVKRLAFRSVLSLCTSVEDRLRIVENFTIESGKTKELALIMKKFINVNGKTIILLGNDDHMIKRAGRNIKDLKILSFNRLRVVDLFYAKNLIALESAINGLNELYIK; translated from the coding sequence ATGGAGAGAAAAGTTTTTTCTAAGGATGGAAAGGAACTTCGAACTATAGCTTTAGAGGATAAAGTTTTTAATATAGATGTGAGTTATGGTTCTATATATAATGCTATCAATAATGAGCTAGCTAATCTTAGAGTTGGTACAGCTTCAACTAAGACTAGATCTGAGGTTAAGGGTAGTTCAAAGAAGCCTTGGAAACAAAAGGGTACAGGCCGTGCAAGAGTTGGTACTAAGAGAAATGCAATTTGGGTTGGTGGAGGTATAGCTTTAGGGCCAAAGCCAAGAGATTATAGCTATAAACTTCCAAGAAAAGTTAAGCGACTTGCTTTTAGGTCTGTTTTAAGTCTGTGTACATCTGTAGAAGATAGATTAAGGATTGTTGAAAATTTTACTATTGAATCAGGAAAGACAAAAGAGCTTGCTTTGATAATGAAAAAATTTATAAATGTTAATGGTAAAACAATAATTTTACTGGGTAATGATGATCATATGATTAAAAGGGCGGGGAGGAATATAAAAGATTTAAAGATTTTGTCTTTTAATAGACTTAGAGTTGTTGATTTGTTTTATGCTAAGAATTTAATAGCGCTTGAATCTGCTATTAATGGACTTAATGAGCTTTATATTAAATAA
- the rplW gene encoding 50S ribosomal protein L23 — MRAYDIIISPMLTEKTNIQRENMNVYAFKVRKQANKKEIGAAIKELFNVTPISCNLLNVKSKVKTVVSRKGYPIGKGKTSSWKKVYVYLKKEDKIDIF, encoded by the coding sequence ATGAGAGCTTATGATATAATAATTTCGCCTATGCTTACAGAGAAAACTAACATTCAAAGAGAGAATATGAATGTTTATGCTTTTAAGGTTAGAAAGCAAGCAAATAAAAAAGAGATTGGTGCTGCGATTAAAGAACTTTTTAATGTTACTCCAATATCATGTAATTTGCTTAATGTTAAGAGCAAGGTTAAAACGGTTGTGTCGAGGAAGGGGTATCCTATTGGTAAAGGGAAAACTTCTTCGTGGAAGAAGGTGTATGTTTATCTTAAAAAAGAAGATAAGATAGATATTTTTTAG